From Burkholderia savannae, a single genomic window includes:
- the prpF gene encoding 2-methylaconitate cis-trans isomerase PrpF, protein MAHLPQIRIPATYLRGGTSKGVFFRLQDLPEAAQKPGAARDALLMRVIGSPDPYGKQIDGMGGATSSTSKTVIVAKSARPDHDVDYLFGQVSIDKPFVDWSGNCGNLSAAVGPFAIAGGLIDPARVPENGVAIVRIWQANIGKTIVAHVPVTRGAVQETGDFELDGVTFPAAEVQLEFMDPAADEEGAGGAMFPTGNLVDDLEVPGVGTLKATMINAGIPTIFVDAAAIGYTGAELQDAINGDAKALAMFETIRAHGALRMGLIASLDEIATRQHTPKVAFVAKPADYVASSGKRVAAADVDLLVRALSMGKLHHAMMGTAAVAIGTAAAIPGTLVNLAAGGGEREAVRFGHPSGTLRVGAEAKQAGGEWVVTKAIMSRSARVLMEGFVRVPGDAF, encoded by the coding sequence GCCGCGCGCGATGCGCTGCTGATGCGCGTGATCGGCAGCCCCGACCCGTACGGCAAGCAGATCGACGGGATGGGCGGCGCGACGTCGAGCACCAGCAAGACGGTGATCGTCGCGAAGAGCGCGCGTCCCGATCACGACGTCGACTACCTGTTCGGCCAGGTGTCGATCGACAAGCCGTTCGTCGACTGGAGCGGCAACTGCGGCAACCTGTCGGCGGCGGTCGGCCCGTTCGCGATCGCGGGCGGGCTGATCGATCCGGCGCGCGTGCCGGAGAACGGCGTCGCGATCGTGCGGATCTGGCAGGCGAACATCGGCAAGACGATCGTCGCGCACGTGCCGGTCACGCGCGGCGCGGTGCAGGAGACGGGCGACTTCGAGCTCGACGGCGTCACGTTCCCGGCCGCCGAAGTGCAGCTCGAATTCATGGACCCGGCGGCCGACGAGGAGGGCGCGGGCGGCGCGATGTTCCCGACCGGGAATCTCGTCGACGATCTGGAGGTGCCCGGCGTCGGCACGCTGAAGGCGACGATGATCAACGCGGGCATTCCGACGATCTTCGTCGACGCGGCGGCGATCGGCTACACCGGCGCCGAGCTTCAGGACGCGATCAACGGCGATGCGAAGGCGCTCGCGATGTTCGAGACGATCCGCGCGCACGGCGCGCTGCGCATGGGCCTCATCGCATCGCTCGACGAGATCGCGACGCGCCAGCACACGCCGAAGGTTGCGTTCGTCGCGAAGCCGGCCGACTACGTCGCGTCGAGCGGCAAGCGCGTCGCGGCCGCCGACGTCGATCTGCTCGTGCGCGCGCTGTCGATGGGCAAGCTGCATCACGCGATGATGGGCACGGCGGCCGTGGCCATCGGCACCGCGGCCGCGATTCCGGGTACGCTCGTGAATCTCGCGGCGGGCGGCGGCGAGCGTGAGGCCGTGCGCTTCGGGCATCCGTCGGGCACGTTGCGCGTCGGCGCGGAGGCGAAGCAGGCGGGCGGCGAGTGGGTCGTCACGAAGGCGATCATGAGCCGCAGCGCGCGCGTGCTGATGGAAGGCTTCGTGCGGGTGCCGGGCGACGCGTTCTGA